The nucleotide sequence CCCTAATTAGACTTTAGACAAGTAATTTTGCGGTTGCACTTAATTTATCCAGCTGCCGAACCTTTTCCACCTCAACCAGCCGTTATCGCTATCGAGCGAAAGCCAGACAAACATTGCCTTGCCTTTGATATTTTCCATCGGCACAAAGCCCCATTCGCGGCCATCGCTTGAATTGTCACGATTGTCGCCCATACAGAATAGCTTACCTTCCGGAACGGTTATCTCACCGCCGTTGGCCGACATGAAATGGCCCAAGGGCCTGAAATAGACATCTTTTTCGTATTGAATAAGATGCTTAACATCGTCCTCTGTCTCCTTATAAAAATTAAAATTCTCCCAGCGAGGCACGAAGGGGAGATTCCTTGGCCACGCATCATTTTTGACCAGCAACGCACGTTTATCGGCAGGCGACTGACCCACTATTATCGGCTCATGTTTCAATTTATCGCCATTAACATAAACATCCGTCCCCTCCACCTTTACCTTGTCGCCTGGGAGCCCTATCACGCGCTTGATGAAATCCTTGGATTCATCCTCGGGATAGATGAAGACTATCACCTCGCCCCGCTCCGGGGTCCTGAACTGAAAGAAGTGTTTCTTTGTGAACGGAGGCCGAAGGCCATATATGAACTTGTTCACAAATATGTGATCGCCTATCATTAAGGTGGGCACCATCGAGCTTGACGGTATCTTGAACGGCTCGATGATGAAAGACCTTATGACGAACGCAATAAGGACCGCCGTCACGAGCGCTTCGATATATTCTTTTATCTTACCCTTTTTCTTTTTCAGATTTTCTTCCATATTATTTTGTCTTTTTTCTGCCCTTGGCAATCAGCATCAAAACCAATTTTATCACCCTTTCTTTATCTTTCGGGCTGCTTTCAGCCACAAGAATTGTAAGCGCAGTCAGGGCAGATGGCGTCATTCGGGAAACATCTAATATCCTTGCTTGACGTAAAAACCACACAAACGCGTATGCACCGCTACGTTTATTGCCGTCGGTGAATGGATGACTCTTGACTATAAAATAAAGATGAGCCGCTTTCTCTTCAACGGTTTCATATAGCTCTTTATCATCAAACGATTGCATTACATTTCCAACAATACCGGCAATACTTCCAGTGTTTCGCTCCCGCCCGAACAGATCGGTTGCTTCACCCTTCTTTACAAGCGCAACCTTCAATTCCAAAAGACTTGCTGAAAGTTTTTCGGCCGTAAGCGCCACATGTTTTTTTGTAACACCTGTTACCGTGAGTGTGTCTTTGTCGTAGGCGTTCAGTGAAAGCCATGTGTCTGCAAACATGCTAACGAGCTCAAGCACGTTTTCCACATCAATATTCGTCCCGGCAGGTAAAAGTTGTTTAATATTCTCCGCAGCTTCCAAAAATTTAGCATAGTTTTTTTGTATCCGATGGCGATTAAGCGTATAACCATTCAGAATATGACTTTTGAGGGTCTTGGTGGCCCACTGGCGGAAACGGGTAGCTTGTATGGAATTGACACGATAACCGATGGATAGAACAAGGTCTAAATTGTAATATTCAATATTCCTTCTTACGCACCGTCCACCTTCAGCTTGAACTGTT is from Deltaproteobacteria bacterium CG11_big_fil_rev_8_21_14_0_20_49_13 and encodes:
- a CDS encoding death-on-curing protein, which produces MKNQIVIYQSRSGALELRADAVHDTFWLTQQHVAEIFDVQKAAISKHVKNIFDSGELEQKTTVSKMETVQAEGGRCVRRNIEYYNLDLVLSIGYRVNSIQATRFRQWATKTLKSHILNGYTLNRHRIQKNYAKFLEAAENIKQLLPAGTNIDVENVLELVSMFADTWLSLNAYDKDTLTVTGVTKKHVALTAEKLSASLLELKVALVKKGEATDLFGRERNTGSIAGIVGNVMQSFDDKELYETVEEKAAHLYFIVKSHPFTDGNKRSGAYAFVWFLRQARILDVSRMTPSALTALTILVAESSPKDKERVIKLVLMLIAKGRKKTK
- the lepB gene encoding signal peptidase I codes for the protein MEENLKKKKGKIKEYIEALVTAVLIAFVIRSFIIEPFKIPSSSMVPTLMIGDHIFVNKFIYGLRPPFTKKHFFQFRTPERGEVIVFIYPEDESKDFIKRVIGLPGDKVKVEGTDVYVNGDKLKHEPIIVGQSPADKRALLVKNDAWPRNLPFVPRWENFNFYKETEDDVKHLIQYEKDVYFRPLGHFMSANGGEITVPEGKLFCMGDNRDNSSDGREWGFVPMENIKGKAMFVWLSLDSDNGWLRWKRFGSWIN